One Nonomuraea angiospora DNA segment encodes these proteins:
- a CDS encoding peptide ABC transporter substrate-binding protein → MEIGEPQELLNPQNTTETEGSEVLAAVFSPLVRYDENKQPVEEAAESITTSDSKVWTIKLKSGYTWHDGTPVVAADYARAWNYAALQDNAMSSSYFFGRVDGYADVHPGEGKTPTAKEMKGLKVVDDSTLEVTLTAPFSQFKTMLGYTAFYPMPKAALGPDGKVTQTFGEQPIGQGLFKLDKPYKKGTDQTIDLTVYDKFPGAKPKNWKKLQFKVYTSSETAFNDLQAENLDIHDSLPPSTIATAKSVLGDRYHDEPDAAVGYIGVPLQYNPEFKDPQVRKAISLAIDRKTITETVFSGTRAPADDFINPAIPGYRQGACDACTYNPAEAKKLYDAAKGPKTIELGYNADGGHKEWIEAVANNLRANLGIEVTPKPFEKFQGILDALDAKEYKGLFRMGWSIDYPSAENYLTPIFGTGSIGTGSNYGGYSNKAFDELVAKGDQAADAAEGLKFYQQADDILIKDLPYIPVYFYRSNFGYSSKVKNVKLNLLNQVNWVDIEKA, encoded by the coding sequence ATGGAGATCGGTGAGCCCCAGGAGCTCCTGAACCCGCAGAACACGACCGAGACCGAGGGTTCCGAGGTCCTTGCCGCAGTGTTCTCGCCGCTGGTGCGCTACGACGAGAACAAGCAGCCAGTCGAGGAGGCCGCCGAGTCGATCACGACGTCGGACAGCAAGGTCTGGACGATCAAGCTCAAGTCCGGCTACACGTGGCACGACGGCACGCCGGTTGTCGCCGCCGACTACGCTCGCGCGTGGAACTACGCGGCCCTGCAGGACAACGCCATGAGCTCGTCCTACTTCTTCGGGCGCGTCGACGGCTACGCCGACGTCCACCCGGGTGAGGGCAAGACGCCGACGGCCAAGGAGATGAAGGGTCTCAAGGTCGTCGACGACTCCACGCTCGAGGTGACGCTCACGGCGCCGTTCTCGCAGTTCAAGACGATGCTGGGCTACACCGCGTTCTACCCGATGCCGAAGGCGGCCCTCGGCCCCGACGGCAAGGTGACGCAGACGTTCGGCGAGCAGCCGATCGGCCAGGGTCTGTTCAAGCTCGACAAGCCCTACAAGAAGGGCACCGACCAGACCATCGACCTGACGGTCTACGACAAGTTCCCGGGCGCCAAGCCGAAGAACTGGAAGAAGCTCCAGTTCAAGGTCTACACGAGCTCCGAGACCGCGTTCAACGACCTGCAGGCCGAGAACCTGGACATCCACGACTCGCTGCCGCCGTCGACGATCGCCACGGCCAAGTCCGTGCTCGGCGACCGCTACCACGACGAGCCCGACGCCGCCGTGGGTTACATCGGCGTCCCGCTGCAGTACAACCCCGAGTTCAAGGACCCGCAGGTCCGTAAGGCCATCTCGCTGGCCATCGACCGGAAGACCATCACCGAGACGGTCTTCTCCGGCACCCGCGCCCCCGCCGACGACTTCATCAACCCGGCCATCCCCGGCTACCGCCAGGGCGCCTGCGACGCGTGCACGTACAACCCGGCCGAGGCCAAGAAGCTGTACGACGCCGCCAAGGGCCCCAAGACCATCGAGCTGGGCTACAACGCCGACGGTGGCCACAAGGAGTGGATCGAGGCGGTCGCCAACAACCTCCGCGCCAACCTGGGCATCGAGGTCACGCCGAAGCCGTTCGAGAAGTTCCAGGGCATCCTGGACGCCCTGGACGCCAAGGAGTACAAGGGCCTCTTCCGCATGGGCTGGTCGATCGACTACCCGTCGGCCGAGAACTACCTGACCCCGATCTTCGGCACCGGCTCCATCGGGACCGGCTCGAACTACGGTGGTTACTCCAACAAGGCGTTCGACGAGCTGGTCGCCAAGGGTGACCAGGCCGCCGACGCCGCCGAGGGCCTGAAGTTCTACCAGCAGGCCGACGACATCCTCATCAAGGACCTCCCGTACATCCCGGTTTACTTCTACCGGAGCAACTTCGGGTACTCCTCGAAGGTGAAGAACGTCAAGCTCAACCTGCTCAACCAGGTTAACTGGGTCGACATCGAGAAGGCCTGA
- a CDS encoding DUF1707 SHOCT-like domain-containing protein has translation MTLTSGPDADRDRVAAVLSEGLATGRLTSVEHADRLDVAYAAKTVGELVPLTRDLPEVSASNVPAAIEQQVIDSKFSKIVRKGRWVASRNTRLSARFGALIIDLSDAVLPGREITIETNAWFSKVIVRVPDNAHVIDEGASIFGKRNVTGGSQADGPLIRVTGSSKFSKVIVSRGKDDWNLH, from the coding sequence ATGACCCTGACCAGCGGGCCAGACGCCGACCGCGACCGCGTGGCCGCGGTCCTGTCAGAGGGCCTCGCCACAGGAAGACTCACCAGCGTCGAGCACGCCGACCGCCTGGACGTCGCCTACGCGGCGAAGACGGTGGGCGAACTCGTCCCCCTTACCCGGGATCTGCCCGAGGTGTCCGCGTCAAACGTGCCCGCCGCCATCGAGCAGCAGGTCATCGACTCGAAGTTCAGCAAGATCGTCCGCAAGGGGCGCTGGGTGGCCTCCCGCAACACCCGGCTGTCCGCCCGGTTCGGGGCACTCATCATCGACCTCTCGGACGCGGTGCTGCCCGGGCGTGAGATCACCATCGAGACGAACGCCTGGTTCAGCAAGGTGATCGTGCGCGTTCCTGACAACGCGCATGTGATCGACGAGGGGGCGTCGATCTTCGGAAAGCGGAACGTGACGGGCGGCTCGCAGGCCGATGGGCCGTTGATCCGGGTGACGGGGTCCTCGAAGTTCTCCAAGGTGATCGTGTCGCGCGGTAAGGACGACTGGAACCTCCACTGA
- a CDS encoding ABC transporter permease, which translates to MSNPIPPVGPGLPETQTLVTDTVTDPAPSPQGKKGKEGKPASLWSDAWYDLRRRPMFIISVVIILVLLVMSFLPWLFTSIDPFNARTCDLSTARQAPSAGHLFGKDSLGCDVYARTIYGARNSIVIGVFTTIITTLVGGLLGLVAGFRSGVVDTVSSRVTEIFFAIPPILGALLIAATFRGRANSIMLVILALAVLGWPMTFRIMRAAVITAKNQDFVVAARALGAGAGRIMFRHLLPNSLAPVIVVATINLGGFIAAEAALSFLGVGVQSPDISWGLMIADARIRFLEAPLPLVFPAVFLSITVLAFIMMGDAVRDALDPKLR; encoded by the coding sequence ATGAGTAACCCCATCCCGCCGGTCGGGCCCGGGCTCCCGGAGACGCAGACCCTGGTCACGGACACGGTTACCGACCCGGCGCCCTCGCCCCAGGGCAAGAAGGGCAAGGAGGGCAAGCCCGCGAGCCTGTGGTCCGACGCCTGGTACGACCTCAGGCGCCGGCCGATGTTCATCATCTCGGTGGTCATCATCCTGGTCCTGCTCGTGATGTCGTTCCTGCCGTGGCTGTTCACCTCGATCGACCCGTTCAACGCCAGGACCTGTGACCTGTCCACGGCCAGGCAGGCGCCCAGCGCCGGCCACCTGTTCGGCAAGGACAGCCTGGGCTGCGACGTCTACGCCAGGACGATCTACGGCGCGCGCAACTCGATCGTGATCGGCGTGTTCACCACGATCATCACCACGCTGGTCGGCGGTCTGCTCGGCCTGGTGGCCGGCTTCCGGAGCGGCGTGGTCGACACGGTGTCCTCGCGGGTCACCGAGATCTTCTTCGCCATCCCGCCGATCCTGGGCGCGCTGCTCATCGCCGCCACCTTCCGCGGCCGGGCCAACAGCATCATGCTGGTCATCCTCGCGCTGGCGGTGCTGGGCTGGCCGATGACGTTCCGCATCATGCGGGCGGCCGTGATCACCGCGAAGAACCAGGACTTCGTGGTCGCGGCCAGGGCACTCGGAGCGGGAGCGGGGCGGATCATGTTCCGCCACCTGCTGCCCAACTCGCTGGCGCCGGTCATCGTCGTGGCCACGATCAACCTGGGCGGCTTCATCGCCGCCGAGGCCGCGCTCTCGTTCCTGGGCGTGGGTGTCCAGTCGCCGGACATCTCATGGGGTCTGATGATCGCCGACGCGCGCATCAGATTCCTGGAGGCGCCGCTGCCACTGGTGTTCCCTGCCGTGTTCCTCAGCATCACGGTGCTGGCGTTCATCATGATGGGCGACGCCGTACGCGACGCGCTCGACCCGAAGCTCAGGTAG
- a CDS encoding KamA family radical SAM protein: MILNQAGTRRFKAYTSKHLDELLKRAGLGDEERLKVRAVATVLPFRTNAYVVDELIDWSAAPDDPIYRLVFPQEDMLPATDVARLADLLKAEAPNVEIQAEANRVRAQLNPHPAGQKELNVPRMGDEPVPGMQHKYAETALIFPKQGQTCHAYCTYCFRWAQFVGDADLKFASDDIDQMVAYIRQHPEVTSVLITGGDAMIMGEPVIRRYIEPLLDLEQLESIRIGTKALAYWPQRFTTDPDADATLGLFEEVVNAGKNLAFMAHFTHPRELESPLVESAVKRILGSGATIRTQAPLIRSINDDPAVWSSMWRRQLRMGMIPYYMFVERDTGPQDYFAVPLARAYEVFRDAYSSVSGLCRTVRGPSMSATPGKVCVDGVTEIAGEQVFMLHFIQARDPSLVGRPFFARYDPSAVWLTDLRPAFAERFPFEPAGALLPV; encoded by the coding sequence GTGATCTTGAACCAAGCTGGCACGCGGCGCTTCAAGGCGTACACGTCCAAGCACCTCGACGAGCTCTTGAAGCGTGCGGGACTGGGCGACGAAGAGCGGCTGAAGGTCCGCGCCGTCGCCACCGTGCTGCCGTTCCGGACCAACGCCTACGTCGTCGACGAACTCATAGATTGGTCGGCCGCGCCCGACGACCCGATTTACCGGCTCGTCTTCCCGCAGGAGGACATGCTTCCCGCGACCGACGTCGCCCGGCTGGCGGACCTGCTCAAGGCCGAGGCGCCGAACGTCGAGATCCAGGCGGAGGCGAACCGGGTACGCGCACAGCTCAACCCGCACCCCGCAGGCCAGAAGGAGCTCAACGTCCCGAGGATGGGCGACGAGCCGGTGCCTGGCATGCAGCACAAATATGCAGAGACCGCGCTGATCTTCCCCAAGCAGGGGCAGACCTGTCACGCGTACTGCACCTACTGCTTCAGATGGGCGCAGTTCGTCGGGGACGCGGACCTGAAGTTCGCCTCCGACGACATCGACCAGATGGTGGCCTACATTCGCCAGCATCCCGAGGTCACCAGCGTCCTGATCACCGGCGGCGACGCGATGATCATGGGCGAGCCCGTCATCAGGCGATATATCGAGCCCTTGTTGGATCTGGAGCAGCTGGAGTCCATCAGGATCGGCACCAAGGCGCTGGCCTACTGGCCGCAGCGCTTCACCACCGACCCTGACGCCGACGCCACGCTCGGGCTGTTCGAGGAGGTGGTGAACGCGGGCAAGAACCTCGCGTTCATGGCCCACTTCACGCACCCGCGCGAGCTGGAGTCGCCACTGGTCGAGTCGGCCGTCAAGCGCATCCTCGGCAGCGGGGCCACGATCAGGACCCAGGCGCCGCTGATCAGGTCCATCAACGACGACCCGGCCGTGTGGTCGAGCATGTGGCGGCGGCAGCTCCGGATGGGGATGATCCCGTATTACATGTTCGTCGAGCGCGACACCGGGCCGCAGGACTACTTCGCGGTGCCGCTGGCGCGTGCGTACGAGGTCTTCAGGGACGCCTACTCGAGCGTCTCCGGGCTCTGCCGCACGGTCCGCGGGCCGTCGATGTCGGCCACACCGGGCAAGGTGTGCGTCGACGGCGTCACCGAGATCGCGGGCGAGCAGGTGTTCATGCTCCACTTCATCCAGGCGCGCGACCCCTCGCTCGTGGGGCGGCCGTTCTTCGCGCGCTACGACCCGTCGGCGGTCTGGCTGACGGATCTGCGCCCGGCCTTCGCCGAACGTTTTCCGTTCGAGCCCGCCGGGGCGCTGCTGCCCGTCTGA
- a CDS encoding ABC transporter ATP-binding protein: protein MKKTSTDVLPAEGGLGDQPLLAVDNLHVEFRTRAGVVRAVNGVSYTVSPGETLAVLGESGSGKSVTAQAIMGILDMPPAVIPKGEIRFKGTDLLKLSEEARTQVRGQRIAMIFQDALSALNPVFTVGWQISEMFRVHRGTSKRDAMKKAVELMDRVRIPAARQRVNDYPHQFSGGMRQRIMIAMSIALDPEVLIADEPTTALDVTVQAQIMELLAELQRESQMGLILITHDLGVVADVADKIAVMYAGRIVENAPVHDIYKAPAHPYTKGLLESIPRVDHKGQDLYAIKGLPPNLLDLPTGCAFHPRCPYRQDDCVTDVPPLHEISGTRGSACHYWREVLDGDR, encoded by the coding sequence GTGAAGAAGACGTCAACGGATGTGTTGCCCGCCGAGGGAGGGCTGGGCGACCAACCGCTGCTCGCGGTCGACAACCTGCACGTGGAGTTCCGTACGCGTGCCGGGGTCGTACGCGCTGTGAACGGCGTGAGCTACACGGTCAGCCCCGGTGAGACGCTCGCCGTGCTGGGCGAGTCGGGTTCGGGCAAGTCCGTGACCGCGCAGGCGATCATGGGCATTCTCGACATGCCGCCGGCGGTCATCCCCAAGGGGGAGATCCGCTTCAAGGGCACCGACCTGCTCAAGCTGTCGGAGGAGGCGCGCACGCAGGTGCGCGGCCAGCGCATCGCGATGATCTTCCAGGACGCGCTCTCCGCGCTCAACCCGGTGTTCACCGTGGGCTGGCAGATCAGCGAGATGTTCCGGGTGCACCGCGGCACGTCCAAGCGCGACGCCATGAAGAAGGCCGTCGAGCTGATGGACCGGGTCCGCATCCCGGCCGCCAGGCAGCGCGTGAATGACTACCCGCACCAGTTCTCCGGCGGTATGCGGCAGCGCATCATGATCGCGATGTCGATCGCGCTGGACCCCGAGGTGCTGATCGCGGACGAGCCGACCACGGCGCTCGACGTGACCGTCCAGGCCCAGATCATGGAGCTGCTGGCCGAGCTGCAGCGCGAGAGCCAGATGGGCCTGATCCTGATCACGCACGACCTCGGCGTCGTGGCCGACGTGGCCGACAAGATCGCCGTCATGTACGCGGGGCGCATCGTGGAGAACGCCCCCGTGCACGACATCTACAAGGCGCCCGCCCACCCGTACACGAAGGGCCTGCTCGAGTCGATCCCCCGGGTCGACCACAAGGGCCAGGACCTGTACGCGATCAAGGGCCTGCCGCCCAACCTGCTCGACCTGCCGACCGGTTGCGCGTTCCACCCCCGGTGTCCCTACCGGCAGGACGACTGCGTGACCGACGTCCCCCCGCTCCACGAGATCAGCGGCACCCGAGGCAGCGCGTGCCACTACTGGAGGGAGGTCCTCGATGGCGATCGGTGA
- a CDS encoding ABC transporter permease — translation MYRRACMGRYVIRRLIQAIPVLLGATLLIFMIVFALPGDPIAALFGDKRPDPAVAEVLREQYHLNDPLLLQYWYYISGVLFRGDFGVNFADVPVSQVMAGKFQVTLNLALTALVMEALIGVGLGLWAALRRGKATDTAILASTLLLISVPTLVTGFVLQLILGVKLKLWTGLDIFPVAGTFAGWRSYLLPGFVLAGTSIAYLTRLTRTSLVETLRADYIRTATAKGLPRRRVIGRHGLRNALIPLVTYLGADLGNLMGGAVITETIFNLPGIGNQLFQSVYLREQPVVVGIITVLVLIYILANLVVDLLYAVLDPRIRYE, via the coding sequence ATGTACCGGAGGGCTTGTATGGGCCGTTATGTCATCAGGCGCTTGATCCAGGCGATACCCGTCCTGCTCGGCGCCACGCTACTCATCTTCATGATCGTCTTCGCACTGCCTGGGGACCCCATCGCGGCGCTGTTCGGAGACAAGCGCCCGGACCCCGCGGTCGCCGAGGTCCTGCGCGAGCAGTATCACCTCAACGATCCGCTGCTGCTGCAGTACTGGTACTACATCAGCGGCGTGCTCTTCCGCGGTGACTTCGGCGTGAACTTCGCCGACGTCCCCGTGTCCCAGGTCATGGCCGGCAAGTTCCAGGTCACCCTGAACCTCGCGCTGACCGCCCTGGTGATGGAGGCGCTCATCGGCGTCGGCCTGGGCCTGTGGGCGGCGCTGCGCCGCGGCAAGGCCACCGACACCGCCATCCTCGCCTCCACGCTGCTGCTCATCTCGGTGCCCACGCTGGTCACCGGTTTCGTGCTGCAGCTGATCCTGGGCGTCAAGCTCAAGCTGTGGACGGGGCTGGACATCTTCCCGGTCGCGGGCACGTTCGCGGGCTGGCGCAGCTATCTGCTGCCCGGCTTCGTGCTCGCGGGGACGTCGATCGCCTACCTGACCAGGCTCACCAGGACCAGCCTGGTGGAGACGCTCAGAGCGGACTACATCCGCACGGCCACGGCCAAGGGCCTGCCAAGACGGCGCGTCATCGGCAGGCACGGGTTGCGTAACGCGCTGATCCCGCTGGTCACCTATCTGGGCGCCGACCTCGGTAACCTCATGGGCGGCGCGGTGATCACCGAGACGATCTTCAATCTCCCGGGGATTGGAAATCAGCTGTTCCAGTCGGTTTACTTGCGAGAACAACCGGTTGTGGTGGGAATCATCACCGTCCTGGTGCTGATCTACATCCTGGCCAACCTGGTCGTCGACCTGTTGTACGCCGTGCTCGACCCGAGGATCCGCTATGAGTAA
- a CDS encoding ABC transporter permease: protein MSQPESAVADAQAGGRSGQEPLAKLAKRYGLRRAIARPRFPVYMRQLWERRHFILTYATSRNVSKYTSSALGQLWQVLTPLLNAGIYYVMFGLILGGKGNIENYPAFLLTGMFIFTYTQRTVTAGAKSITGNLSMIRALHFPRASLPLAYTIQELQQLAISMGVLMVIVIITGEPPTLLWLMMPVVLLLQTLFNIGASLVIARLGASMRDLNQLLPFITRTWLYASGVFFSIQEKVVGSARLPQWVADVMYMNPAASFIEWMRDILIESHPAPPMVWMSCVFWAVFALGFGFWYFWRAEERYGRG, encoded by the coding sequence ATGAGCCAGCCGGAATCCGCTGTCGCGGACGCCCAGGCGGGCGGCCGAAGCGGGCAGGAGCCGCTGGCCAAGCTCGCCAAGAGATACGGACTTCGCCGTGCCATCGCGCGGCCGAGGTTCCCTGTCTACATGCGCCAGCTATGGGAGCGGCGACACTTCATCCTGACGTACGCGACCTCGCGCAACGTCTCGAAGTACACCAGCTCGGCTCTCGGCCAGCTGTGGCAGGTGCTGACCCCCCTGCTCAACGCCGGGATCTACTACGTGATGTTCGGCCTCATTCTGGGCGGCAAGGGCAACATCGAAAACTATCCCGCGTTCCTGCTGACCGGGATGTTCATCTTCACTTACACGCAGCGGACCGTCACGGCGGGCGCCAAGTCGATCACGGGCAACCTCTCGATGATCCGCGCCCTGCACTTCCCCCGGGCGTCCCTCCCCCTGGCCTACACGATCCAGGAGCTGCAGCAGCTCGCCATCTCCATGGGCGTCCTCATGGTCATCGTGATCATCACCGGCGAGCCCCCCACACTGTTGTGGCTGATGATGCCGGTGGTGCTGCTCCTGCAGACCCTCTTCAACATCGGCGCGAGCCTGGTGATCGCCCGGTTGGGCGCGTCCATGCGCGACCTCAACCAGTTGCTGCCGTTCATCACGCGCACGTGGCTCTATGCCTCGGGTGTGTTCTTCTCCATCCAGGAGAAGGTCGTGGGCAGCGCCAGGCTCCCCCAGTGGGTCGCCGATGTGATGTATATGAATCCGGCGGCCTCCTTCATCGAGTGGATGCGGGACATCCTCATCGAGAGTCACCCTGCCCCTCCGATGGTGTGGATGTCTTGCGTATTCTGGGCGGTGTTCGCACTCGGTTTCGGCTTCTGGTATTTCTGGCGAGCCGAGGAGAGGTACGGGCGTGGCTGA
- a CDS encoding ABC transporter ATP-binding protein: protein MAELTKELSQVKGEKPAVPGKDVRVHPDPEPQGKRPLDVPTGTPTVIVDDLHIVYRVYGAASDAEKGNAVNALTRILKRQGRPQMKEVHAVKGVTFVAYHGDAIGIVGRNGSGKSTLLRAIAGLLPPHKGAVYTDGQPSLLGVNAALMRELTGERNIVLGCYAMGMTPAEVREKYQEIVDFSGIDEFVQLPMSTYSSGMGARLRFAISSAKTHDVLLIDEALATGDREFRKKSEERIRQIRESAGTVFLVAHDLKVIEETCNRVIWLHKGKIKMDGDPKEVIAAYNKG, encoded by the coding sequence GTGGCTGAACTTACCAAGGAGCTGTCACAGGTGAAGGGCGAGAAGCCCGCCGTCCCCGGCAAGGATGTGAGGGTGCATCCAGATCCGGAGCCCCAGGGCAAGCGGCCACTCGACGTCCCCACGGGCACTCCGACCGTCATCGTCGACGATCTCCACATCGTCTACCGCGTCTACGGCGCGGCCTCCGACGCCGAGAAGGGCAACGCGGTCAACGCCCTCACGCGCATCCTCAAGCGCCAGGGCCGCCCGCAGATGAAAGAGGTCCACGCGGTCAAGGGCGTGACCTTCGTGGCCTACCACGGTGACGCCATCGGCATCGTGGGCCGCAACGGCTCGGGCAAGTCCACGCTGCTGCGGGCCATCGCGGGCCTTCTCCCGCCGCACAAGGGCGCCGTCTACACCGACGGCCAGCCCTCGCTGCTCGGCGTCAACGCGGCCCTCATGCGCGAGCTCACCGGCGAGCGCAACATCGTGCTCGGCTGTTACGCCATGGGCATGACGCCCGCCGAGGTCCGTGAGAAGTACCAGGAGATCGTCGACTTCTCCGGCATCGACGAGTTCGTCCAGCTCCCCATGTCCACCTACTCCTCCGGCATGGGCGCCCGGCTCCGCTTCGCCATCTCCTCGGCCAAGACCCACGACGTCCTCCTCATCGACGAGGCCCTGGCCACGGGCGACCGCGAGTTCCGCAAGAAGAGCGAGGAGCGCATCCGCCAGATCCGCGAGTCCGCCGGCACGGTCTTCCTCGTGGCCCACGACCTCAAGGTCATCGAGGAGACCTGCAACCGCGTCATCTGGCTGCACAAGGGCAAGATCAAGATGGACGGCGACCCGAAGGAAGTCATCGCCGCCTACAACAAGGGCTGA
- the plsX gene encoding phosphate acyltransferase PlsX has protein sequence MSDSRPIAIDAMGGDHAPHEIVAGAVHAVRERGLPVVLVGSPRVLYEALADHDATKEVPIVRAEEALAMDEGALASLRRPRSSIAVACHLVRRGDAAAVVSAGSTAGIVATGRLRLKGQQGVLRPAIAVPIPTLPNPTVLIDAGANAEVKPEMLVQFAQLGTAYAELAYGIETPRVGLLTIGSEAEKGNKLVKRAHELLLAAPGLRFEGNVEGHDLLTGKVDVITTDGFTGNVALKTMEGAVRYAFSELRAAVTDSRLARLGAAMQRSRIRELRRRLDPEAYGGAVLLGLNGTVVIAHGSSRADGISAACKLAADLSGVGIVTRIGDKIATTHRSHRLW, from the coding sequence TTGTCCGACAGCAGGCCCATCGCGATCGACGCCATGGGCGGCGACCACGCACCCCACGAGATCGTGGCGGGAGCGGTGCACGCCGTCCGGGAGCGCGGTCTGCCCGTCGTGCTCGTCGGCTCGCCCCGCGTGCTCTACGAGGCCCTCGCCGACCACGACGCCACCAAGGAGGTCCCGATCGTACGGGCCGAGGAGGCCCTGGCCATGGACGAGGGCGCGCTGGCGAGCCTGCGCCGGCCCCGCTCGAGCATCGCCGTCGCCTGCCATCTCGTACGCCGCGGCGACGCCGCCGCGGTCGTGTCCGCGGGTTCCACGGCGGGCATCGTGGCCACAGGGAGGCTACGGCTAAAAGGCCAGCAAGGCGTGCTGAGACCGGCCATAGCGGTCCCCATCCCGACCCTCCCCAACCCCACCGTGCTCATAGACGCGGGCGCCAACGCCGAGGTCAAGCCGGAAATGCTGGTGCAGTTCGCCCAGCTGGGGACGGCCTACGCCGAGCTCGCGTACGGCATCGAGACGCCCAGGGTCGGCCTGCTCACGATCGGCAGCGAGGCAGAGAAGGGCAACAAGCTCGTCAAGCGCGCCCACGAACTGCTGCTGGCCGCCCCCGGCCTCCGGTTCGAGGGGAACGTCGAGGGCCATGACCTGCTGACCGGCAAGGTGGACGTGATCACCACCGACGGGTTCACCGGAAACGTGGCGCTGAAGACCATGGAAGGCGCGGTCCGCTACGCGTTCTCCGAGCTCAGGGCGGCCGTCACCGACAGCAGGCTGGCCAGGCTGGGCGCCGCGATGCAGCGCTCGCGCATCCGCGAGCTGCGCCGCCGCCTCGACCCCGAGGCGTACGGCGGCGCCGTGCTGCTCGGCCTGAACGGCACCGTCGTGATCGCCCACGGCTCGTCCAGGGCCGACGGGATCAGCGCGGCCTGCAAGCTCGCGGCCGACCTGTCCGGGGTCGGAATCGTGACCCGCATCGGCGACAAGATAGCGACCACACATCGCTCCCACAGATTGTGGTGA
- a CDS encoding ABC transporter ATP-binding protein has product MAIGERILEVRDLVKHFPLTQGIVFKRQIGAIKAVDGVSFDLHRGETLGIVGESGCGKSTLAKVLMALERPTSGSVMINGRDIGKARGGELKRMRRNVQMVMQDPYTSLNPRMTVGDIIGEPYEIHSEVAPRGDRRKKVQELLEVVGLNPDHINRYPHQFSGGQRQRIGIARGLALQPEIIVCDEPVSALDVSIQAQVINLLERLQNEFDLAYIFIAHDLSVVRHISDRVGVMYLGKFVELGKDTEIYDKPAHPYTQALLSAVPVPDPEGREQRERIILQGDPPSPANPPSGCRFRTRCWKAQEICAEEEPLLQIRPGTGHESACHFAETHDVVHVG; this is encoded by the coding sequence ATGGCGATCGGTGAGCGCATCCTCGAGGTACGGGACCTGGTCAAGCACTTCCCGCTGACCCAGGGCATCGTCTTCAAGCGGCAGATCGGCGCGATCAAGGCCGTCGACGGCGTGTCGTTCGACCTGCACAGGGGCGAGACGCTGGGCATCGTGGGCGAGTCGGGCTGTGGCAAGTCCACCCTCGCCAAGGTGCTGATGGCGCTGGAGCGGCCGACCTCGGGCTCGGTGATGATCAACGGCCGGGACATCGGCAAGGCCAGGGGCGGCGAGCTCAAGCGGATGCGCCGCAACGTCCAGATGGTGATGCAGGACCCGTACACCTCGCTGAACCCCCGGATGACCGTCGGCGACATCATCGGCGAGCCGTACGAGATCCACAGCGAGGTGGCGCCGCGCGGTGACCGCCGCAAGAAGGTGCAGGAGCTGCTGGAGGTCGTCGGGCTCAACCCCGACCACATCAACCGCTACCCGCACCAGTTCTCCGGCGGGCAGCGGCAGCGCATCGGCATCGCCCGAGGGCTGGCGCTCCAGCCGGAGATCATCGTCTGTGACGAGCCGGTGTCGGCCCTGGACGTGTCCATCCAGGCGCAGGTGATCAACCTGCTCGAGCGGCTGCAGAACGAGTTCGACCTGGCGTACATCTTCATCGCCCACGACCTGTCGGTGGTGCGCCACATCTCCGACCGGGTGGGCGTGATGTACCTGGGCAAGTTCGTGGAGCTCGGCAAGGACACCGAGATCTACGACAAGCCCGCGCACCCGTACACGCAGGCCCTGCTGTCCGCGGTGCCGGTGCCCGACCCCGAGGGCCGGGAGCAGCGGGAGCGGATCATCCTGCAGGGCGACCCGCCGTCCCCGGCGAACCCGCCGTCGGGCTGCCGGTTCCGTACGCGGTGCTGGAAGGCGCAGGAGATCTGCGCCGAGGAGGAGCCGCTGCTGCAGATCCGGCCGGGCACGGGGCACGAGAGCGCCTGCCACTTCGCGGAGACGCACGACGTGGTGCACGTGGGCTGA